One region of Amphiprion ocellaris isolate individual 3 ecotype Okinawa chromosome 9, ASM2253959v1, whole genome shotgun sequence genomic DNA includes:
- the erfl1 gene encoding ETS domain-containing transcription factor ERF-like: MDCNCVSDLLLPPVPALWTPGFAFPDWAYKPESSPGSRQIQLWHFILELLQKEEYQGVIAWQGDYGEFVIKDPDEVARLWGIRKCKPHMNYDKLSRALRYYYNKRILHKTKGKRFTYKFNFSKVVLVNYPILDMANSPFFLAQNHFNGSTATPDCSPEAIQSLFPRLPDTGRGTSLFDRGTTAPGPEGDKLRLDAFPFLSSGAPCYSKPPSLLGPYPRNPPFDYPWGFNPYLPGAFSLNNCPKLPPGSLYPSQFYPNPLQSSLSQLPHPFSSLLPPGEAGGGERGAAGQTGGTNGTAGGQPARICLPPYPGSLSLGRTEIGNGAALGERERVEANPPGTGLSLGLGAVSLGAGTGTGQQSPTERRGGVKQDPESDSDLEITDLSDCSSDNENEHEFGIGKESSLANRPQLVLDGKKGSVLPPISSLPPPVSPHPLKSLMPITPPPPSLPPSLSPSMALHERHRETETLKMIHS; encoded by the exons ATGGACTGTAACTGCGTCAGTGACCTGCTGCTCCCGCCGGTGCCCGCCCTCTGGACGCCAG GGTTCGCCTTCCCAGACTGGGCCTACAAGCCCGAGTCGAGCCCCGGCTCTAGACAGATCCAGCTGTGGCACTTCatcctggagctgctgcagaaggAGGAGTATCAGGGGGTGATCGCGTGGCAAGGAGATTACGGGGAATTTGTTATCAAGGACCCCGATGAGGTGGCCCGGCTGTGGGGGATACGGAAATGCAAACCTCACATGAACTACGACAAGCTGAGCAGAGCACTGAG GTATTACTACAACAAGCGTATTTTGCACAAAACCAAAGGGAAACGTTTCACCTACAAGTTTAACTTCAGTAAGGTGGTTTTGGTGAACTACCCCATCCTGGACATGGCCAACTCTCCCTTTTTTCTGGCCCAGAACCACTTCAATGGGAGCACCGCCACACCAGACTGCAGCCCAGAG GCCATACAGTCCCTGTTTCCTCGTTTGCCAGACACTGGTAGAGGAACATCGCTGTTTGATCGAGGGACCACAGCACCGGGACCTGAAGGAGACAAACTGAGACTGGATGCATTCCCTTTTCTCAGTTCAG GTGCCCCATGCTACTCCAAACCTCCGTCCCTGCTGGGCCCGTACCCTCGCAACCCACCCTTTGACTACCCCTGGGGCTTCAACCCCTACCTCCCAGGGGCCTTCTCTCTCAATAACTGCCCCAAACTACCCCCTGGCTCTCTTTACCCCTCCCAGTTTTACCCCAACCCTCTGCAGAGCAGCCTTTCCCAGCTGCCTCACCCATTCTCCTCCCTACTCCCCCCAGGGGAGGCAGGTGGGGGCGAGAGGGGAGCAGCGGGGCAAACTGGTGGGACAAACGGCACGGCAGGCGGTCAGCCAGCCAGGATCTGCCTGCCACCCTACCCAGGCAGCCTGTCACTGGGTCGGACAGAGATCGGCAACGGGGCGGCGTTGGGGGAAAGGGAGAGGGTGGAGGCCAATCCTCCGGGCACGGGGCTGAGTCTGGGGCTGGGAGCGGTCAGCCTCGGGGCCGGGACCGGGACAGGCCAGCAGAGTCccacagagaggagaggaggggtgaAGCAGGACCCAGAGTCAGACTCAGACCTGGAGATAACAGATCTGAGCGACTGCAGCTCAGACAACGAAAACGAGCACGAATTTGGCATCGGGAAGGAATCCAGCCTGGCGAACCGACCACAGCTTGTGTTGGATGGAAAGAAAGGGAGCGTGCTGCCACCCATCTCCTCTCTTCCCCCACCAGTGTCCCCGCATCCTCTGAAGAGCCTGATGCCCATCACTCCTCCTCCCCCATCCCTGCCTCCGTCGCTTTCCCCTTCCATGGCTCTGCATGAAAGACACAGGGAGACAGAGACCCTTAAAATGATACACAGTTAA